A single window of Archangium gephyra DNA harbors:
- a CDS encoding TetR/AcrR family transcriptional regulator encodes MSKRIRSAPRKQPRQERAKATVETILEAAAHVLVTSGYEGATTKAVAERAGVSIGSLYQYFPSKEALVAMLLERFHQQAVEVLSDKLVPHPITDLEQEVRELVRVLVEFYGVNPRLQRLLLEQAPRIGPLRAVQELETRVESLVQTVLAQNLAFERPRNLGLVVFIIIRALRSAVWATVVERPELMGTPELVEELSTLVLGYLRPRAYPVTSSRSP; translated from the coding sequence ATGAGCAAGCGCATCCGGTCCGCCCCTCGGAAACAGCCCCGTCAGGAGCGGGCCAAGGCGACGGTGGAGACGATCCTGGAGGCGGCGGCTCACGTTCTGGTCACCTCCGGCTACGAAGGGGCCACCACCAAGGCGGTCGCCGAGCGGGCGGGCGTGAGCATCGGTTCGCTCTACCAGTACTTCCCGAGCAAGGAGGCACTGGTGGCCATGTTGCTCGAGCGGTTCCACCAGCAGGCCGTCGAGGTGCTCTCCGACAAGCTGGTGCCGCATCCGATCACGGATCTGGAGCAGGAGGTGCGTGAGCTGGTGCGGGTCCTGGTGGAGTTCTACGGGGTGAACCCTCGCCTCCAGCGGCTCCTGTTGGAGCAGGCGCCTCGCATCGGTCCCCTCCGGGCCGTCCAGGAGCTGGAGACGCGCGTGGAGTCACTCGTCCAGACCGTGCTCGCGCAGAACCTGGCGTTCGAGCGTCCGCGCAACCTGGGGCTGGTCGTCTTCATCATCATCCGGGCCCTGCGCAGCGCCGTGTGGGCCACGGTCGTGGAGCGGCCCGAGCTGATGGGAACCCCCGAGCTCGTGGAGGAGCTGAGTACGCTCGTCCTGGGCTACCTGCGGCCGCGCGCCTACCCCGTCACCAGCAGCCGGAGCCCGTAG
- a CDS encoding N-acetylmuramoyl-L-alanine amidase yields the protein MKTRIRRVMYAVGRLSVLLVAAPALAQMDAQRNLERIVAERAAFPSGTQVLSVRMEDERVVVELSADAVAQGLGDEQADEMARELVAGLEFFTQVREVEILVGGKPLWTYLPASSVPPAAEVRSLAAARTPVDALSLELQGKKIALHPSHGSYWNNTTRRWVRAQRTLTGPNAATRLPSGWTGSTYTPSDEYFWNRGFQWGSIYEDDITIHVMRYVKEYLESSGAQVFLSRELSDDAGAYDHNRFGYPNTAFPLPKKQVASKYYLEEHGVPRWVWDEPGLSAQSDKDIRARPYYANYVGADLSLSLHTNAFGDGGARGTETFWYTAKYPHLQESSKRFAAALNDGAVKSIREYFDDTYGRQAYLNPYPAQGVPEWPYYAPYPAPFDYGGYSRWNDRGVKTSNLGELREAQMPAALIELAFHDSWKWYPDNLFLQDPIFQATSAWGMYEGVCRYFGITPKPRLASRLVAGKVPALVGPHQVLNASVTFQNEGMTWNWGRRQMNGVYAPYTVWQLRVLEGQQLSAPERISIGETDLLHPGDTKTFDVPLVSPSVSGLYPLRLRMTKADARGGDFGEEFTAQVRVDADAPAISVSSPLPEAYPHGTQRIEFSAEDAWSGVAELTATLDGAPVTSGEELAGLMPGEHTLVVSARDGLGNATTFTRTFTVVNSPGMVMGGGHAGLTRKKATFGVELRMAPGTSQPEGHVTFHDHGLGLTLHSAELRAFGLSEGTATVSGTCTVNHEPGHTFRLELTDGRTGKGGSIRLVLDTGYRFDAPLEGGNVTLLPL from the coding sequence ATGAAGACGCGCATTCGGCGGGTGATGTACGCGGTGGGCAGGCTGTCGGTCCTGTTGGTGGCGGCGCCAGCGCTCGCGCAGATGGATGCGCAGCGCAACCTCGAGCGCATCGTGGCGGAGAGGGCCGCCTTCCCTTCCGGCACGCAGGTGCTGAGCGTGCGGATGGAGGACGAGCGGGTGGTGGTGGAGCTCAGCGCCGACGCCGTCGCGCAAGGGCTGGGTGACGAGCAGGCGGACGAGATGGCGCGCGAGCTGGTCGCTGGCCTGGAGTTCTTCACCCAGGTTCGCGAGGTGGAGATCCTCGTCGGCGGCAAACCGCTCTGGACGTACCTGCCGGCGTCCTCGGTGCCCCCGGCCGCCGAGGTCCGCAGCCTCGCCGCCGCGCGGACGCCCGTGGACGCCCTCTCGCTGGAGCTCCAGGGCAAGAAGATCGCCCTGCACCCGAGCCACGGGAGCTACTGGAACAACACCACCCGGCGCTGGGTGCGTGCGCAGCGCACGCTCACCGGCCCGAACGCCGCGACGCGGCTCCCCTCCGGCTGGACGGGCAGCACCTACACCCCGAGCGACGAGTACTTCTGGAACCGGGGCTTCCAGTGGGGCTCCATCTACGAGGACGACATCACCATCCACGTGATGCGCTACGTGAAGGAGTACCTGGAGTCCTCCGGCGCGCAGGTGTTCCTCTCCCGCGAGCTCTCCGACGACGCGGGCGCCTACGACCACAACCGCTTCGGCTATCCGAACACGGCCTTCCCCCTCCCCAAGAAGCAGGTCGCCTCCAAGTACTACCTGGAGGAGCACGGTGTCCCGCGCTGGGTGTGGGATGAGCCGGGCTTGAGCGCTCAAAGCGACAAGGACATCCGGGCCCGTCCGTACTACGCGAACTATGTCGGGGCGGACCTCTCCCTCAGCCTGCACACCAACGCCTTCGGGGACGGTGGAGCCCGGGGCACGGAGACCTTCTGGTACACGGCGAAGTACCCGCACCTGCAGGAGAGCTCGAAGCGCTTCGCCGCCGCGCTGAACGACGGCGCGGTGAAGTCCATTCGCGAGTACTTCGACGACACCTATGGGCGCCAGGCCTACCTGAATCCCTATCCGGCGCAGGGCGTCCCCGAGTGGCCCTACTACGCGCCCTACCCCGCCCCCTTCGATTACGGCGGCTATAGCCGGTGGAACGATCGCGGGGTGAAGACCTCCAACCTCGGTGAGCTGCGCGAGGCGCAGATGCCGGCGGCCCTCATCGAGCTGGCCTTCCACGACAGCTGGAAGTGGTACCCGGACAACCTCTTCCTCCAGGATCCCATCTTCCAGGCGACGTCGGCCTGGGGCATGTACGAGGGCGTCTGCCGCTACTTCGGCATCACCCCCAAGCCGCGCCTCGCCTCGAGGCTCGTGGCGGGCAAGGTGCCGGCCCTGGTCGGACCCCACCAGGTGCTCAACGCGTCGGTGACGTTCCAGAACGAGGGCATGACGTGGAACTGGGGCCGCCGCCAGATGAACGGCGTGTACGCGCCCTACACCGTGTGGCAGTTGCGCGTGCTGGAGGGACAGCAGCTCTCCGCGCCCGAGCGCATCTCCATCGGCGAGACGGACCTCCTGCACCCGGGGGACACCAAGACGTTCGACGTTCCGCTCGTGTCCCCCTCCGTGAGCGGCCTGTATCCCCTCCGGCTGAGGATGACGAAGGCGGACGCGCGCGGTGGGGACTTCGGGGAGGAGTTCACGGCCCAGGTGCGGGTGGATGCGGACGCTCCGGCGATCTCGGTCTCCTCGCCCCTGCCGGAGGCCTACCCCCACGGCACGCAGCGCATCGAGTTCAGCGCGGAGGACGCGTGGAGCGGCGTCGCGGAGCTGACGGCCACGCTCGACGGCGCGCCGGTCACCTCCGGTGAGGAGCTCGCCGGATTGATGCCCGGGGAGCACACCCTGGTCGTCTCCGCCAGGGACGGGCTGGGCAACGCCACCACCTTCACGCGCACCTTCACGGTGGTGAACTCCCCTGGAATGGTGATGGGCGGTGGTCATGCGGGGCTCACGCGCAAGAAGGCCACCTTCGGCGTGGAGCTGCGGATGGCACCGGGGACCTCCCAGCCCGAGGGCCACGTCACCTTCCACGACCACGGCCTCGGACTGACGCTGCACAGCGCGGAGTTGAGGGCCTTCGGCCTGTCGGAGGGCACCGCCACGGTCTCCGGCACGTGCACCGTGAACCACGAGCCCGGACACACGTTCCGGCTCGAGCTGACGGATGGCCGCACCGGGAAGGGTGGGTCCATCCGGCTCGTGCTCGACACCGGCTACCGCTTCGATGCGCCGCTGGAGGGCGGCAACGTCACCCTGCTGCCGCTGTGA
- a CDS encoding bifunctional cytochrome P450/NADPH--P450 reductase, with product MSKPALSTTIPQPRPRPLLGNAPDIGSETPLQNMMKLARELGPIFRLSFPGASIQVIGSYELVADACDETRFEKMVTQALLHLRALGGEGLFTVETEDPKWSKAHRLLVPAFSPAAMRDYHDGMLDVADQMLTRWARFGPETDIHVSDDMTRLTLDTIALCGFSFRFNSFYQTQLHPFVDSMVRALEEAGNRTRRLPVQTQLMVRTRRQFEADTGYLRELTQQLIEKRRATRPGEAPRDILSLMLEAVDPLTGERLDDTNIRDQLVTFLIAGHETTSGLLSFALYYLLHNPEVLQKAQAEVDRVFGSEPPRFEQVSQLQYIDQILRETLRLWPTAPAFSLHAKAHDTLLGGRYPIGPDDPLLVLIPMLHRDPAVWKDPERFDPERFAPEVRDSIPPHAWKPFGNGMRACIGRAFAMQEATLVLGMMLQRFHLSEPEPYKLRIRETLTLKPDGLKLRVRERKPASRPVAPRPTPRPAVPVSQPSEKAAAHGTPLLLLYGSNSGASEAFARRIASDGLARGYSARVAPLDEYTGKLPREGAVFIVTASYNGKPPDNARAFHTWVSQLPEGSLEGVRYAVFGCGNKDWGDTYQAVPRHLDERLSAAGARRLFARGEADARADFFGEFEHWYAPFWEGVGTALGVSSREVASGPLFTVEVVPSASVELVRQNKLELATVVENRELVDMTSPFGRSKRHLVFKLPEGVTYAAGDYLAVLPENHPELVERAARRFGVRTDAAVVLRSTRGDQASSLPTGRPLSVQELLGRHVELSAPATRKDLERLAEKNPCPPHAMHLAALAQDAERYKKEILDKRVSVLDLLEQYDSCILSFGDFLELLPAMRVRQYSVSSSPLAETSRCTLTVAVVDAEAWSGRGRFHGTCSSYLARLRPGEQAAVAVRTPNVPFHPPASNATPIILVGAGTGLAPFRGFLQERALRHARGEAAGPALLFFGCDHPDVDFLYRDELAAWEQQGVVKVLPAFFRQPDGDVTFVQHRLWKERERVKALLGQGALFFICGDGQHMAPAVRETLARIHQEAVGCSAEVATQWLSELEKQGRVVSDVFT from the coding sequence ATGAGCAAGCCCGCCCTGTCCACGACCATTCCCCAGCCACGCCCTCGCCCCCTCCTGGGTAACGCGCCCGATATCGGCTCCGAGACGCCCCTGCAGAACATGATGAAGCTCGCCCGCGAGCTGGGGCCCATCTTCCGGCTGTCCTTCCCGGGAGCCTCCATCCAGGTGATCGGCTCGTACGAGCTGGTGGCGGACGCCTGTGACGAGACGCGCTTCGAGAAGATGGTGACCCAGGCGCTCCTGCACCTGCGCGCCCTGGGAGGCGAGGGCCTCTTCACCGTGGAGACGGAGGACCCCAAGTGGAGCAAGGCCCACCGCCTGTTGGTGCCCGCCTTCAGCCCCGCGGCCATGCGCGACTACCACGACGGCATGCTCGACGTGGCCGACCAGATGCTCACCCGCTGGGCGCGCTTCGGACCCGAGACGGACATCCACGTGTCCGACGACATGACGCGGCTGACGCTCGACACCATCGCGTTGTGCGGCTTCTCCTTCCGCTTCAACTCCTTCTACCAGACCCAGCTGCACCCCTTCGTCGACTCCATGGTGCGAGCCCTGGAGGAGGCGGGCAACCGGACCCGGCGCCTGCCCGTGCAGACGCAGCTCATGGTGCGCACCCGGCGCCAGTTCGAGGCGGACACCGGCTATCTGCGCGAGCTGACGCAGCAGCTCATCGAGAAGCGCCGGGCAACCCGGCCCGGCGAGGCCCCCCGCGACATCCTGAGCCTCATGCTCGAGGCGGTGGATCCCCTCACCGGCGAGAGGCTCGATGACACCAACATCCGCGACCAGCTCGTGACCTTCCTCATCGCGGGCCACGAGACGACGAGCGGCCTGTTGTCCTTCGCCCTCTACTACCTGCTCCACAACCCCGAGGTGCTCCAGAAGGCCCAGGCCGAGGTGGACCGGGTGTTCGGCTCGGAGCCGCCGCGCTTCGAGCAGGTCTCCCAACTCCAGTACATCGATCAGATCCTCCGCGAGACGCTGCGCCTGTGGCCCACCGCGCCGGCCTTCAGCCTGCACGCCAAGGCCCACGACACCCTGCTGGGAGGGCGCTACCCCATCGGGCCCGACGATCCGCTCCTGGTGCTCATTCCCATGCTGCACCGCGACCCCGCCGTGTGGAAGGACCCGGAGCGCTTCGACCCGGAGCGCTTCGCTCCCGAGGTGCGCGACAGCATTCCCCCGCACGCCTGGAAGCCATTCGGCAACGGGATGCGCGCGTGCATCGGCCGGGCGTTCGCGATGCAGGAGGCCACGCTCGTGCTCGGCATGATGCTGCAGCGCTTCCACCTCTCCGAGCCCGAGCCGTACAAGCTCCGCATCCGCGAGACGCTCACGCTCAAGCCCGACGGCCTCAAGCTCCGCGTCCGTGAGCGCAAGCCCGCGTCCCGTCCCGTCGCGCCCCGGCCCACGCCCCGCCCCGCGGTGCCCGTGTCCCAGCCCTCGGAGAAGGCGGCGGCGCATGGCACGCCCCTGCTGCTGCTCTACGGCTCCAACTCGGGCGCCTCCGAGGCGTTCGCCCGGCGCATCGCGAGTGATGGGCTCGCGCGCGGCTACTCGGCGCGGGTGGCGCCCCTGGACGAGTACACCGGCAAGCTGCCCAGGGAGGGCGCGGTCTTCATCGTGACGGCCTCCTACAACGGCAAGCCGCCGGACAACGCGCGCGCGTTCCACACGTGGGTGTCCCAGCTTCCCGAGGGCTCGCTCGAGGGCGTGCGCTACGCCGTGTTCGGCTGCGGCAACAAGGACTGGGGTGACACCTACCAGGCCGTCCCCCGGCACCTCGACGAACGGCTGAGCGCCGCGGGGGCCCGGAGGCTCTTCGCGCGGGGCGAGGCGGATGCGCGGGCCGATTTCTTCGGGGAGTTCGAGCACTGGTACGCGCCCTTCTGGGAGGGCGTGGGCACGGCGCTCGGCGTGTCCTCGCGTGAGGTGGCCTCCGGTCCGCTCTTCACGGTGGAGGTGGTGCCGTCGGCCAGCGTGGAGCTGGTGAGGCAGAACAAGCTGGAGCTGGCGACGGTGGTGGAGAACCGCGAGCTCGTCGACATGACGTCGCCGTTCGGGCGCTCCAAGCGGCACCTCGTGTTCAAGCTGCCCGAGGGCGTGACGTACGCGGCGGGGGATTACCTCGCCGTGCTGCCGGAGAACCACCCGGAGCTGGTGGAGCGGGCCGCGCGCCGCTTCGGGGTGCGCACGGATGCCGCCGTCGTCCTGCGCTCGACCCGGGGCGACCAGGCCTCCTCGCTCCCCACGGGCAGGCCCTTGTCGGTGCAGGAGCTGCTGGGCCGGCACGTGGAGCTGTCCGCCCCCGCCACGCGCAAGGACCTGGAGCGGCTGGCGGAGAAGAACCCGTGCCCGCCGCACGCGATGCACCTGGCCGCCCTCGCCCAGGATGCCGAGCGGTACAAGAAGGAGATCCTCGACAAGCGCGTGAGCGTGTTGGATCTGCTGGAGCAGTACGACTCGTGCATCCTGTCCTTCGGAGACTTCCTCGAGCTGCTGCCGGCCATGCGTGTGCGGCAGTACTCGGTGTCCTCGTCGCCGCTGGCGGAGACCTCGCGGTGCACGTTGACGGTGGCGGTGGTGGACGCGGAGGCCTGGTCCGGCCGGGGCCGTTTCCACGGCACGTGCTCGAGCTACCTCGCGCGGCTGCGCCCCGGGGAGCAGGCCGCGGTCGCGGTGCGCACACCGAACGTGCCCTTCCACCCGCCCGCCTCGAACGCGACGCCCATCATCCTGGTGGGAGCGGGCACGGGACTGGCGCCCTTCCGGGGCTTCCTCCAGGAGCGGGCCCTGCGCCACGCGCGAGGAGAGGCGGCCGGGCCCGCGTTGCTCTTCTTCGGCTGCGACCACCCGGACGTGGACTTCCTCTACCGGGACGAGCTGGCGGCGTGGGAGCAGCAGGGAGTCGTGAAGGTGCTGCCCGCCTTCTTCCGCCAACCCGACGGTGACGTGACGTTCGTGCAACACCGGCTGTGGAAGGAACGCGAGCGGGTGAAGGCACTGCTCGGCCAGGGGGCCCTGTTCTTCATCTGCGGGGATGGACAGCACATGGCCCCCGCGGTCCGGGAGACGCTCGCGAGGATCCACCAGGAGGCCGTGGGCTGCTCCGCGGAGGTGGCCACACAATGGCTCTCGGAATTGGAGAAACAGGGAAGAGTGGTTTCCGACGTTTTCACGTGA
- a CDS encoding family 43 glycosylhydrolase, with protein MSSSSNLESTLGPSGAQPPEPNRLRPNTVRDPAGLFDLPPDESRTLKDIVANLQRVPEPLINEPMPDPFVLRLGANSPGGARTAGLWLLATTNDQPFAFRLYRFVGGTWVPHLVEGKHRAIFPEGKIPAWWNAGELDPLSPDLPRDLVVARWAPEIDVRNGLLTLHYTARDRAGILRSAYATATAIDGEWTDHGFLDINVRVKDLAPGYPGGPAGDNPVVGMIDGHVAATVDAEGRERTFLLTKVDGNGLQWTDPVTHQRHKAPTPILSHEFRQHADGRIELLGQAKVLHTNGPHHDGLIEGQFVLNENGQSHLIYSAGFFGNSEYRTYIARLDLLENTVMDERLLIDSQSPALGGQWNGPGHPSFVKLGEGLYAMYLHVWRNGTEYSKDGDQRKAIQCHVAFRDLEGRPCEPFLVEERFSR; from the coding sequence ATGAGCTCTTCCTCGAACCTCGAGTCCACGCTGGGCCCCTCGGGCGCCCAGCCTCCCGAGCCGAACCGCCTCCGCCCCAACACCGTGCGGGACCCGGCGGGCCTCTTCGACCTTCCGCCGGACGAGTCGCGCACGCTCAAGGACATCGTCGCGAACCTGCAGCGGGTCCCCGAGCCGCTCATCAACGAGCCCATGCCGGATCCCTTCGTGCTGCGGCTGGGGGCGAACAGCCCCGGTGGCGCGCGCACCGCCGGCCTCTGGCTGCTCGCCACCACCAACGACCAGCCGTTCGCCTTCCGGCTGTATCGCTTCGTGGGTGGCACCTGGGTGCCGCACCTGGTGGAGGGCAAGCACCGCGCCATCTTCCCCGAGGGGAAGATCCCCGCGTGGTGGAACGCCGGTGAGCTGGATCCGCTCTCGCCCGACCTTCCCAGGGACCTCGTCGTGGCGCGATGGGCCCCGGAGATCGACGTGCGCAACGGCCTGCTCACGCTCCACTACACCGCGAGAGACCGTGCCGGCATCCTGCGTTCCGCCTATGCCACCGCCACCGCCATCGACGGCGAGTGGACGGACCACGGCTTCCTCGACATCAACGTCCGCGTGAAGGACCTGGCCCCCGGTTACCCGGGCGGGCCCGCTGGCGACAACCCCGTGGTCGGAATGATCGACGGCCATGTGGCCGCGACGGTCGACGCGGAGGGCAGGGAGCGGACGTTCCTGCTCACCAAGGTGGATGGGAACGGGTTGCAGTGGACGGACCCGGTGACCCATCAGCGCCACAAGGCTCCCACGCCCATCCTGTCGCACGAGTTCCGGCAGCACGCCGATGGGCGCATCGAGCTGCTGGGGCAGGCGAAGGTCCTGCACACCAATGGGCCGCACCATGATGGGCTGATCGAAGGCCAGTTCGTGCTGAACGAGAACGGCCAATCCCATCTCATCTACAGCGCCGGCTTCTTCGGGAACTCCGAGTACCGCACGTACATCGCCCGGCTCGATCTGCTCGAGAACACGGTGATGGACGAGCGGCTCTTGATCGACAGCCAGAGCCCGGCACTCGGTGGGCAGTGGAATGGCCCGGGCCACCCCTCGTTCGTGAAGCTGGGGGAGGGGCTCTACGCGATGTACCTGCACGTGTGGCGCAACGGCACCGAGTACTCCAAGGATGGAGACCAGCGGAAGGCCATCCAGTGCCACGTCGCCTTCCGTGATCTCGAGGGCCGCCCCTGCGAGCCGTTCCTCGTGGAGGAGCGCTTCTCCCGGTAG
- a CDS encoding methyltransferase domain-containing protein — translation MPTSPAPRAAPWWVERAETLLDTKDPRTLELGALWELFERFSFVKDNVEPDLLLLDVQARPELQALWVSLEAHALSVTEALDAAGDDVALQLRTGGLSAAHFRERWEGFGFTEAVDRASTGADDWLEGLLRISRITTGQNRPPFGQVNLASRAQRISDFLSLINPGKRDTVYDLGCGNGKFAITVAASSSARVKGVEYGQTYVESARRTAERFALPNLEFIHADVRDVDLSDGTAFYLYFPFWGEVAHAVARVLGGIARTRDITVYASGPRHDYGEHFLEQVSQGALCLAPQRLDFADVMVLRSAAFA, via the coding sequence ATGCCCACCTCCCCTGCCCCACGTGCCGCGCCCTGGTGGGTCGAGCGCGCCGAAACCCTGCTGGACACGAAGGACCCGCGCACGCTGGAGCTGGGCGCGCTGTGGGAGCTCTTCGAGCGGTTCTCCTTCGTGAAGGACAACGTGGAGCCGGACCTGCTCCTCCTCGATGTGCAGGCGCGTCCGGAGCTCCAGGCCCTCTGGGTGTCACTGGAGGCGCATGCCCTCTCGGTGACCGAGGCACTGGACGCGGCCGGAGATGACGTCGCCCTGCAGCTTCGCACGGGAGGCCTCTCGGCGGCGCACTTCCGGGAGCGGTGGGAAGGGTTCGGCTTCACCGAGGCCGTGGACCGCGCGAGCACGGGGGCGGATGACTGGCTCGAGGGCCTGCTGCGCATCTCCCGCATTACCACCGGCCAGAACCGGCCCCCGTTCGGTCAGGTGAACCTGGCCTCGCGGGCCCAGCGCATCTCCGACTTCCTCTCCCTCATCAATCCCGGCAAGCGCGACACGGTCTATGACCTCGGCTGCGGCAACGGGAAGTTCGCCATCACCGTGGCCGCGAGCTCCTCGGCCCGCGTCAAGGGCGTGGAGTACGGCCAGACGTACGTCGAGTCCGCGCGCCGCACCGCCGAGCGTTTCGCGCTGCCGAACCTGGAGTTCATCCACGCGGATGTCCGCGATGTGGATTTGTCGGACGGCACCGCCTTCTACCTGTACTTCCCCTTCTGGGGAGAAGTGGCGCACGCCGTGGCCCGGGTGCTGGGCGGCATTGCGAGGACCCGGGACATCACCGTGTATGCCTCGGGCCCTCGCCACGACTATGGCGAGCACTTCCTCGAGCAGGTGTCGCAGGGGGCGCTGTGTCTCGCCCCACAGCGCCTGGACTTCGCGGATGTGATGGTGCTGCGCAGCGCCGCCTTCGCGTGA
- a CDS encoding extracellular solute-binding protein: MKMKTLLPAALLLATVLGTTSARAGTEITLFRFFGGCTDEYAQVTDLSKAVGECGIIQVLTNKFNAENKEGITVKTQSVEWGVYYDRLSANVAGRTPPDIAVMHRSVLPNYQLRNLLQPLGKDFAAVGIDAADFLPVARNAVTANGELWALPFDVHALLWHVNADLFIRAGLVDAQGQPKLPTSPAELLQHAETMKAKTGKPYFAIPSGADPMPAWQYLTWLWQQGGNIVDAERKAQLESKESKEALRLLDALYAAGHANRKHDYAGAQQAFLAGEAAVLVNGTWGVDTYAAQAKEPNVALKKYVVRDMPRLYAREAVWSDSHMWVLPKQSKPDAAKQKAALSFLKFLNDNNFQWARTGHLPVRASVLQSAEMRALPHRSEYTHTATIATAMPPIEYQRAHMDLLVNELNSTWLVNKDPNQALSDAQRTASSILRRSRHR; this comes from the coding sequence ATGAAGATGAAGACGCTACTGCCGGCCGCGTTGCTGCTGGCCACGGTCCTCGGCACCACCTCCGCGCGGGCCGGCACGGAGATCACGCTGTTCCGCTTCTTCGGCGGCTGCACCGACGAGTACGCCCAGGTCACCGACCTGTCCAAGGCCGTCGGCGAGTGCGGCATCATCCAGGTGCTGACCAACAAGTTCAACGCGGAGAACAAGGAGGGCATCACCGTCAAGACGCAGTCGGTGGAGTGGGGCGTCTACTACGACCGGCTGAGCGCCAACGTCGCGGGCCGCACCCCTCCCGACATCGCCGTCATGCACCGCAGCGTCCTGCCCAACTACCAGCTGCGCAACCTCCTCCAGCCGCTCGGCAAGGACTTCGCCGCGGTGGGCATCGACGCCGCCGACTTCCTGCCGGTGGCGCGCAACGCCGTCACCGCCAACGGAGAGCTCTGGGCGCTGCCCTTCGACGTGCACGCCCTCCTGTGGCACGTCAACGCCGACCTGTTCATCCGGGCGGGGCTCGTGGATGCCCAGGGCCAGCCGAAGCTGCCCACCAGCCCGGCCGAGCTGCTGCAACACGCCGAGACGATGAAGGCGAAGACCGGCAAGCCGTACTTCGCCATCCCCTCCGGGGCGGATCCGATGCCGGCCTGGCAGTACCTCACCTGGCTCTGGCAGCAGGGCGGCAACATCGTCGATGCCGAGCGCAAGGCGCAGCTCGAGTCGAAGGAGAGCAAGGAGGCGTTGCGCCTGCTCGACGCGCTCTACGCGGCCGGCCACGCCAACCGCAAGCACGACTATGCCGGAGCGCAGCAGGCCTTCCTCGCTGGCGAGGCGGCGGTGCTCGTGAATGGCACCTGGGGCGTCGATACCTACGCGGCGCAGGCGAAGGAGCCGAACGTGGCCCTCAAGAAGTATGTCGTGCGCGACATGCCCCGCCTCTACGCCCGGGAGGCCGTCTGGTCCGACAGCCACATGTGGGTGCTGCCGAAGCAGTCCAAGCCCGATGCGGCGAAGCAGAAGGCGGCGCTCTCCTTCCTGAAGTTCCTCAACGACAACAACTTCCAGTGGGCGCGGACCGGGCACCTGCCGGTGCGCGCCTCGGTGCTCCAGAGCGCCGAGATGCGGGCCCTGCCGCACCGCTCGGAGTACACCCACACCGCCACCATCGCCACGGCGATGCCCCCCATCGAGTACCAGCGCGCCCACATGGACCTGCTGGTCAACGAGCTGAACTCGACCTGGCTGGTCAACAAGGACCCCAACCAGGCCCTGTCGGATGCCCAGCGCACGGCCTCGTCCATCCTGCGCCGCTCCCGTCACCGGTAG
- a CDS encoding LysE family translocator, giving the protein MTPPGPLLASIYGLYLLAVITPGPNTFIVTRLALSATRRHAAWAVLGIALGNAAWLCLILGGVAVLLQQLPGGMRAVRLLGGLYLIYLGVKGLYSARTASRASEAAPAAAPEKALVERALAGEEDRPFRSGLFSSLTNPNTMPFYLSLLAPTVASGTPLWVRVAAAAGIVTLAMAWYGTLAWGLSTGHVRRAYTRREPLIRRVLALVLVAYGLRLLVTG; this is encoded by the coding sequence ATGACTCCGCCCGGCCCCCTGCTCGCCTCCATCTACGGTCTGTACCTGCTCGCGGTCATCACGCCCGGGCCGAACACGTTCATCGTCACGCGCCTGGCGCTGTCCGCCACGCGCCGGCACGCGGCCTGGGCCGTCCTGGGAATAGCCCTGGGGAACGCGGCATGGCTCTGCCTCATCCTGGGCGGTGTCGCCGTGCTCTTGCAGCAGCTCCCGGGAGGCATGCGCGCCGTGCGCCTCCTGGGTGGGCTGTACCTGATCTATCTGGGCGTGAAGGGGCTGTACTCCGCGCGTACGGCCTCACGGGCTTCCGAGGCGGCTCCCGCCGCGGCTCCGGAGAAGGCGCTCGTGGAGCGGGCCCTGGCGGGCGAAGAAGACCGGCCGTTTCGCAGCGGGCTGTTCTCCAGCCTGACCAATCCGAACACGATGCCGTTCTACCTGAGCCTCCTCGCCCCCACGGTGGCATCGGGCACCCCCCTGTGGGTGCGGGTGGCGGCGGCCGCGGGCATCGTGACGCTCGCCATGGCCTGGTACGGGACGCTGGCCTGGGGCCTGTCCACCGGGCACGTGCGGCGGGCGTACACCCGGCGGGAGCCGCTCATCCGCCGGGTGCTCGCGCTGGTGCTGGTGGCCTACGGGCTCCGGCTGCTGGTGACGGGGTAG